The Nocardia sp. NBC_01503 sequence GCGCGCGCTCGCCGATCCGATCGAACAGGCCGCGCTCGCGGAACTCGGTGCGCGCCAGCACAAATCATTGACGGTCGACGAATTGGTCGCCGCCGCGCAGCGCCTCTCCGAGTTGCCGGTGGTGGTCGCGGCGGCCTCCTATGACGGCTCGCTCAAGGCTTCGGTCGGTCTCAAACGCCTCACCAGTGATCTGGTGGGCCGATTCGCCACCGCGGCGGTGGAGGCCACCCGCGCGGCCTGGGGCGGACGCCAATTATGCCGCTACACAGCCGATCTGGAGGTGCCGCGGATCGTGGCCGCCGAGGTCGCGGTGCTCAAGACCATGGCGCTGCGCTATGTGCTCTCCGATCCCATCCACCAGGTCCGTCAGGCCGGACAGCGCGAGCGTATTCTGATGGTCGCGCAGCACCTCTCCGTCATCGCGCCGCGCGGCCTGGACCGTCTGCTCCTGCCCTGGTGGGAGGAGGCCACCGACGATTCCGCCCGGGTTCGGGTGATCGTCGATCAGATCGCCTCGTATACCGAAAGCCGCCTGGAACGGGTGGCCGCCGTAATCCCCTGATATATAGGTTTCGCGGACCGAATCGGAAACCGCTACGGTGAGCGGGCAAATGAGCTGAGAGCGGGCCGATCGGGCTCGCGGAGGGGGGGATCGTGGATCCGAATCCGCCGGAACATCCGAATACGTCGGGGCCGGACAAGCCCGTCGAGCTGGGTAAACCGCTCGAGCAGCCGGGACAGCGGCCGCCCGCGGACCCGACGGTGGTCGCATGGTCGCCCGGACAGCCTTACGGCGCGGATCCGACACAGCAGAGCGTGCCCGGCCAGCAGGGCTGGGGTCAGTCGGCCGATCAGCAGCCCTGGGGTCAATCCGGTGCCGGTCAGCAGGCTTGGGGTCAACCGGCCGATCAGCAATCGTGGGGTCAGCCCGCGCAGCCGAATACCGGTGGGCAGTGGCCCAATCAGCCCGATCCGGCCGCGCCGTACGGTGCGCAGCCCTCTTATCAAGGGGCCGCGCCGTATCCGGGCTATCCGGAGAATCCGGCTTATGGCACGCCGTATCCGCAGCCGGGTCCGTACTCGGGTACCCCGGGTTATCCGGCCGCGCCGTATCCGGGTCCGCCGCAGGGCACCAATGGTTTCGCGATCGCCGCGCTGATCACCGGTCTGCTCGGTATGTGTCTGCTGTCGGTGCCGTTCGGTGTGATCGCGCTGAGCCAGATCAAGGATCGCAATCAGCAGGGCAAGGGGCTGGCCATCACCGGCCTCGCGCTCACGGGTGTGTGGGCCGTGGTCGGCGTGATCATCTTCGCCGTGGGCGTCTCCGACAGCAAGGACACCACCGACGCGTACTCACCGCCGTCGGTGAACTTCACACCGCCGTCGATAAATTTCTCGACTCCGTCGCTGCCGACGACCACGACGAGCACCGCGTCGCCGGGCGGGTACACGCTGCTGCGCAATCTGAAGGACGGCGATTGCGTGAACGGGGTGCACCGCAAGACCTCGATCAGCGGTGCGACGGTCACCTCCTGCAGTGGTCCGCATGATGCCGAGGTGTTCCTGAACTTCTCGCTACCCAGCTGGACCGGGGATCAGCAGTCCAAGGATTACGCCGAGACCAAGTGCTCGGAGGTGTTCGATCGGATCGACGCCAAGACCTCGGGGCTGAGCTACCTCTACTACCGGCCGCATTCGCAGTCGGAGTGGAATACCGATCCGACGGTGCAGTGTGTGGCGATCAATGACAATGAGACGCAGTTGTCGGGCAAGCTGCCGCGTTAGCCGCAGTGCTCGATATAGCGTGCGATGGTTTCGGCGGGCAGGCCGTCCGCGAGTAGGC is a genomic window containing:
- a CDS encoding DUF4190 domain-containing protein; this encodes MDPNPPEHPNTSGPDKPVELGKPLEQPGQRPPADPTVVAWSPGQPYGADPTQQSVPGQQGWGQSADQQPWGQSGAGQQAWGQPADQQSWGQPAQPNTGGQWPNQPDPAAPYGAQPSYQGAAPYPGYPENPAYGTPYPQPGPYSGTPGYPAAPYPGPPQGTNGFAIAALITGLLGMCLLSVPFGVIALSQIKDRNQQGKGLAITGLALTGVWAVVGVIIFAVGVSDSKDTTDAYSPPSVNFTPPSINFSTPSLPTTTTSTASPGGYTLLRNLKDGDCVNGVHRKTSISGATVTSCSGPHDAEVFLNFSLPSWTGDQQSKDYAETKCSEVFDRIDAKTSGLSYLYYRPHSQSEWNTDPTVQCVAINDNETQLSGKLPR